A single Pseudodesulfovibrio aespoeensis Aspo-2 DNA region contains:
- a CDS encoding PHP domain-containing protein, whose translation MSIDLHTHSTASDGTLSPTELVRLAREIGLDAIALTDHDTLGGLDEAVEAGKTCGIEVIRGCELSLESPRGAGWMHVVALWVPEQADELQAAFEWVIEGRLIRNHEIVNKLRTLGVNITYEAVAARAGGTIGRPHFAQEMLALGVVSSMDEAFKVWLGDNGRAYVPKRKLKPAQALGILKRAGATSILAHPFMLGLDLPNTEALVRELMTHGLDGIEVHYPEHDDATTKTFKLLAERLGLLISGGSDFHGSVKPKISLGTGKGGLHVPTALLHAMKAHRHAQGLPC comes from the coding sequence ATGAGCATTGACCTGCATACCCACTCCACCGCCTCGGACGGCACCCTGTCGCCCACCGAACTGGTCCGCCTTGCCAGGGAGATCGGCCTGGACGCCATCGCCCTGACCGATCACGACACCCTGGGCGGCCTCGACGAAGCCGTTGAGGCGGGCAAGACCTGTGGCATCGAAGTCATCCGGGGCTGCGAACTCAGCCTCGAATCGCCGCGCGGCGCAGGCTGGATGCACGTGGTCGCCCTCTGGGTGCCCGAACAGGCCGACGAACTCCAGGCCGCCTTTGAATGGGTCATCGAAGGCCGACTGATCCGCAACCACGAGATCGTCAACAAACTGCGGACCCTTGGCGTGAACATCACCTACGAGGCCGTGGCCGCACGCGCGGGCGGCACCATAGGCCGACCCCATTTTGCCCAGGAAATGCTCGCCCTGGGCGTGGTCTCGTCCATGGACGAAGCCTTCAAGGTCTGGCTGGGCGACAATGGCCGCGCCTACGTGCCCAAACGAAAACTCAAACCCGCCCAGGCCCTGGGCATCCTCAAGCGGGCCGGAGCCACTAGCATTCTGGCACACCCCTTCATGCTCGGACTCGATCTGCCCAACACCGAAGCCCTGGTCCGCGAACTCATGACCCACGGACTCGACGGCATCGAAGTCCACTATCCCGAACACGACGACGCCACCACCAAGACCTTCAAACTCCTGGCCGAACGCCTCGGCCTGCTCATCAGCGGCGGCTCCGACTTCCACGGCAGCGTCAAACCAAAAATCTCCCTGGGCACAGGCAAAGGCGGACTGCACGTTCCCACCGCCCTGCTCCACGCCATGAAAGCACACCGCCACGCCCAAGGACTGCCCTGCTGA
- a CDS encoding HD domain-containing protein, with product MSQPFKDAVGFCKTIMRNGYDAYVVNVRLQALTLDQTGSERELDICTEAGFSELQKYFPSIVESRDKGTLGTLNEGGVTYFFYPADVDDASYTEEAVSTMTPRLLRRLEKRGDIPLSAVCPFIPKAKDLYADFADFSEGFIRFKGVPDQALKKDYSLAYRALRFAANFDKDIEANSWIAIVRNVRRVLDYVPMSDFLDEWRKVEAESMHRFFRLLFDSMLLHGLIPEIAALSRVQQIRNADSDALETVLEHTLASMKAYPEELPYDWFGTVACLFHDVGKLYTAEFYEGRWNFLQHHRVGAKVTRKILKRLRFEEQDIELICDLVKNHMRPHFMLTDKGIRRLRSLDEYPRIMEMVRADIKARGGSWREFNHNLKMAERADIPEDEIEPLLDGNKIMIITGLKPGPIIGVIREALLKAQIANDVSSMEQAEAFVLRYRDEL from the coding sequence CGGCAGCGAGCGCGAGCTCGACATCTGCACCGAGGCCGGATTCTCCGAGCTGCAGAAGTATTTCCCCTCCATCGTGGAATCCAGGGACAAGGGCACGCTGGGCACCCTGAACGAGGGCGGCGTGACCTATTTCTTTTACCCTGCGGATGTGGACGACGCCTCCTATACCGAGGAGGCCGTCTCGACCATGACGCCGAGGCTGCTGCGCAGGCTTGAGAAGCGCGGCGACATCCCGCTCTCGGCGGTCTGCCCGTTCATCCCCAAGGCCAAGGACCTGTACGCGGATTTCGCGGACTTCTCCGAGGGTTTCATCCGCTTCAAGGGCGTGCCCGATCAGGCGCTCAAGAAGGACTACTCCCTGGCCTACCGCGCTCTGCGTTTTGCCGCCAACTTCGACAAGGACATCGAGGCCAACTCCTGGATCGCCATCGTGCGCAATGTCCGGCGCGTGCTCGACTACGTGCCCATGAGCGATTTTCTCGACGAGTGGCGCAAGGTCGAGGCCGAGTCCATGCACCGCTTCTTCCGCCTGCTGTTTGATTCCATGCTCCTGCACGGCCTGATCCCGGAGATCGCGGCCCTGTCGCGGGTCCAGCAGATCAGGAACGCCGACAGCGACGCCTTGGAAACCGTGCTTGAGCACACCCTGGCCTCGATGAAGGCCTACCCCGAAGAGTTGCCCTATGATTGGTTCGGCACCGTGGCCTGCCTCTTTCACGACGTGGGCAAGCTCTACACGGCGGAGTTCTACGAGGGCCGTTGGAACTTCCTGCAGCACCACCGGGTGGGCGCCAAGGTGACGCGCAAGATCCTCAAGCGGCTGCGCTTTGAGGAGCAGGACATCGAGCTGATCTGCGATCTGGTCAAGAACCACATGCGGCCTCATTTCATGCTCACGGACAAGGGCATCCGCCGGTTGCGTTCGCTGGACGAGTATCCGCGCATCATGGAGATGGTCCGGGCGGATATCAAGGCCAGGGGCGGCTCCTGGCGGGAGTTCAACCATAACCTCAAGATGGCCGAGCGCGCCGATATCCCGGAAGACGAGATCGAGCCGCTGCTCGACGGCAACAAGATCATGATCATCACCGGGCTCAAGCCCGGGCCCATCATCGGGGTGATCCGAGAGGCCCTGCTGAAGGCGCAGATCGCCAATGATGTCAGCTCGATGGAGCAGGCCGAGGCGTTTGTGCTCAGGTACCGGGACGAATTGTAG